One Streptomyces sp. NBC_00102 DNA segment encodes these proteins:
- a CDS encoding glycoside hydrolase family 19 protein, with product MFRRVMGLLAAAAAVAATVVVLPAGSASAATCAPAWNSSSVYWGGDSASRGGHNWTAKWWTQNEIPGTTDVWSDAGTCGTGGGTTDPGTPGTSGFVVSESQFNQMFPSRNSFYTYSGLTAALSAYPGFANTGSDTVKRQEAAAFLANVNHETGGLVYVVEQNTANYSHYCDTSQSYGCPAGQSAYYGRGPIQLSWNFNYKAAGDALGINLLSNPNLVQTDAAVAWKTALWYWNTQSGPGTMTPHNAMVNGAGFGETIRSINGSIECNGGNPAQVQSRVNSYQSFTSILGVSPGSNLSC from the coding sequence GTGTTCCGACGCGTCATGGGACTTCTCGCAGCGGCGGCGGCCGTCGCGGCGACAGTCGTCGTCCTTCCCGCGGGTTCGGCCTCCGCGGCGACCTGCGCCCCCGCCTGGAACTCCTCGTCCGTCTACTGGGGCGGCGACTCCGCTTCCCGAGGCGGGCACAACTGGACCGCCAAGTGGTGGACCCAGAACGAGATTCCCGGCACCACCGACGTCTGGTCCGACGCCGGCACCTGTGGCACCGGCGGCGGCACCACCGACCCCGGGACGCCGGGCACCTCCGGCTTCGTCGTCAGCGAGTCGCAGTTCAACCAGATGTTCCCGAGCCGGAACTCCTTCTACACGTACTCCGGGCTGACGGCTGCCCTGAGCGCCTACCCCGGCTTCGCCAACACGGGCAGCGACACGGTCAAGCGCCAGGAGGCGGCAGCCTTCCTCGCCAACGTCAACCACGAGACCGGCGGGCTGGTGTACGTGGTCGAGCAGAACACGGCCAACTACTCGCACTACTGCGACACCTCGCAGTCCTACGGCTGCCCGGCGGGCCAGTCCGCCTACTACGGCCGCGGCCCGATCCAGCTGAGCTGGAACTTCAACTACAAGGCCGCCGGTGACGCCCTGGGCATCAACCTGCTGTCCAACCCCAACCTCGTCCAGACGGACGCGGCCGTCGCCTGGAAGACCGCCCTCTGGTACTGGAACACCCAGAGCGGACCGGGCACGATGACCCCGCACAACGCCATGGTCAACGGTGCCGGGTTCGGCGAGACCATCCGCTCCATCAACGGCTCCATCGAGTGCAACGGCGGCAACCCCGCCCAGGTCCAGAGCCGCGTCAACTCGTACCAGTCGTTCACCTCGATCCTGGGAGTCTCCCCCGGTTCGAACCTGAGCTGCTGA
- a CDS encoding DUF6332 family protein, whose protein sequence is MATGRRTQQDRDDITVEIGYALLSACFAGGVVFAAIAGPAAVWDLSPAVDKALLIAGVSVGGVLAVLRVIHVLWRFGERRS, encoded by the coding sequence ATGGCAACGGGGCGGCGCACGCAGCAGGACCGGGACGACATCACCGTGGAGATCGGCTACGCGCTGCTCAGCGCATGCTTCGCCGGGGGCGTCGTGTTCGCCGCCATCGCCGGCCCAGCCGCCGTCTGGGACCTCTCGCCCGCCGTCGACAAAGCCCTGCTCATCGCAGGAGTCTCGGTCGGAGGTGTGCTCGCGGTACTCCGCGTCATCCACGTGCTGTGGCGGTTCGGGGAGCGCCGATCCTGA
- a CDS encoding hydrophobic protein produces MVPLLLVLLLAVILFGAGFALKALWIVAAIVLVLWLIGFVARPKGGSHRWYRW; encoded by the coding sequence ATGGTTCCCCTGCTTCTCGTTCTTCTTCTGGCCGTCATTCTTTTCGGTGCGGGATTCGCGCTCAAGGCGCTGTGGATCGTCGCGGCGATTGTCCTTGTTCTCTGGCTGATCGGTTTCGTGGCCCGTCCGAAGGGTGGCAGCCACCGCTGGTACCGG